In Gossypium raimondii isolate GPD5lz chromosome 12, ASM2569854v1, whole genome shotgun sequence, a single window of DNA contains:
- the LOC105764429 gene encoding aconitate hydratase, cytoplasmic isoform X2 yields MRDAMHKLGSDTSKINPLVPVDLVIDHSVQVDVTRSENAVQANMELEFQRNKERFSFLKWGSSAFRNMLVVPPGSGIVHQVNLEYLGRLVFNTDGILYPDSVVGTDSHTTMIDGLGVAGWGVGGIEAEAAMLGQPMSMVLPGVVGFQLSGKLRNGVTATDLVLTVTQMLRKHGVVGKFVEFYGDGMGELSLADRATIANMSPEYGATMGFFPVDHVTLQYLKLTGRSDETVAMIESYLRANNMFVDYDEPQQKRVYSSYLELNLAEVEPCISGPKRPHDRVPLREMKADWNSCLNNKVGFKGFAVPKEAQGKVAKFSFHGQPAELKHGSVVIAAITSCTNTSNPSVMLGAGLVAKKACELGLQVKPWIKTSLAPGSGVVTKYLLQSGLQEYLNKQGFHIVGYGCTTCIGNSGDLDESVASAISENDIIAAAVLSGNRNFEGRVHALTRANYLASPPLVVAYALAGTVDIDFDKEPIGTGKDGKSVYFNDIWPSTEEVAEAVQSSVLPNMFKSTYEAITKGNPMWNQLSVPSSTMYSWDPKSTYIHEPPYFKNMTMEPPGAHGVKDAYCLLNFGDSITTDHISPAGSIHKDSPAAKFLLDRGVERKDFNSYGSRRGNDEVMARGTFANIRLVNKLLNGEVGPKTIHVPTGEKLYVFDAAMRYKDAGHDTIVLAGAEYGSGSSRDWAAKGPMLLGVKAVIAKSFERIHRSNLVGMGIIPLCFKSGEDADTLGLTGHERYTIDLPRKIDEIRPGQDVTVTTDNGKSFTCTVRFDTEVELAYFNNGGILPYVIRNLIRQ; encoded by the exons GGTTCAAGTTGATGTAACAAGATCAGAAAATGCTGTGCAAGCAAATATGGAGCTTGAGTTTCAGCGAAACAAGGAAAGATTTTCATTCCTTAAATGGGGATCTTCTGCCTTCCGTAACATGCTTGTTGTTCCTCCTGGTTCTGGTATCGTGCATCAG GTTAATCTTGAATATCTTGGTCGGCTTGTGTTCAACACCGATGGCATTCTCTACCCTGATAGTGTGGTTGGAACTGATTCTCATACAACCATGATAGATGGGCTCGGAGTAGCTGGCTGGGGAGTAGGAGGTATTGAAGCTGAGGCAGCCATGCTTGGTCAG CCGATGAGCATGGTTTTGCCTGGTGTTGTTGGATTCCAGTTATCTGGAAAACTAAGAAATGGTGTGACAGCTACTGACTTGGTTCTGACTGTGACACAAATGCTGAGGAAACATGGTGTTGTTGGCAAATTTGTTGAGTTTTATG GGGATGGTATGGGTGAACTATCATTGGCTGACAGAGCTACCATTGCTAATATGTCTCCTGAGTACGGTGCAACCATGGGATTCTTCCCTGTTGATCACGTCACTCTGCAATATCTCAAATTGACTGGCAGAAGTGATGAAACG GTGGCAATGATAGAATCATATCTCCGTGCAAATAATATGTTTGTTGACTATGACGAG CCCCAACAAAAAAGAGTTTACTCTTCATATCTTGAACTAAACCTTGCGGAAGTTGAACCCTGTATTTCGGGACCTAAGAG ACCTCATGATCGAGTTCCTTTGAGAGAAATGAAGGCTGATTGGAATTCGTGTCTTAATAATAAAGTTGGTTTCAAG GGCTTTGCCGTGCCAAAAGAGGCACAGGGCAAAGTAGCAAAATTTTCATTCCACGGGCAGCCAGCAGAGCTTAAACATGGTAGTGTGGTGATTGCTGCAATTACAAGCTGCACCAATACATCAAACCCTAGTGTCATGCTTGGGGCAGGTCTTGTTGCAAAGAAGGCTTGTGAACTTGGTTTACAG GTCAAACCTTGGATAAAGACAAGCCTTGCACCAGGTTCAGGAgttgttacaaaatatttacTTCAGAG TGGGCTGCAAGAATATCTGAATAAGCAGGGATTTCATATTGTTGGATATGGCTGCACAACATGTATTGGAAATTCAGGGGACTTAGATGAATCAGTTGCCTCTGCTATTTCAGAAAATG ACATTATAGCAGCTGCTGTGCTTTCTGGGAACCGCAATTTTGAGGGTCGTGTTCATGCCTTAACAAGGGCCAACTACCTTGCTTCACCTCCTTTAGTGGTTGCTTATGCCCTCGCTGGCACG GTTGATATTGACTTCGATAAGGAGCCAATCGGAACAGGGAAGGATGGTAAGAGTGTATATTTTAACGACATCTGGCCATCTACTGAAGAAGTTGCAGAG GCTGTTCAATCCAGTGTCTTGCCGAATATGTTCAAAAGTACTTATGAGGCTATTACAAAGGGAAATCCCATGTGGAATCAGCTATCAGTGCCTTCTTCCACCATGTACTCATGGGACCCCAAGTCGACTTACATTCATGAGCCTCCATACTTCAAGAACATGACTATGGAGCCACCTGGTGCCCATGGTGTAAAGGATGCCTACTGCTTACTGAACTTTGGTGACAGCATCACAACAGATCACATTTCGCCAGCAGGAAGCATCCATAAGGACAGTCCTGCTGCAAAATTCTTACTTGACCGTGGGGTGGAGCGCAAGGACTTCAATTCATATGGAAGTCGTCGTGGTAACGATGAAGTGATGGCTCGGGGAACTTTTGCTAACATTCGCCTTGTGAATAAGCTGTTGAATGGGGAAGTTGGACCTAAGACAATACATGTCCCCACAGGAGAGAAACTATATGTATTTGATGCAGCAATG AGGTATAAAGATGCAGGACACGACACCATTGTTTTGGCTGGAGCTGAGTATGGAAGTGGTAGCTCCCGAGATTGGGCTGCCAAAGGCCCAATGCTATTG GGAGTAAAAGCGGTAATTGCAAAAAGTTTTGAGAGAATCCATCGCAGTAATTTGGTAGGAATGGGAATCATTCCACTTTGTTTCAAGTCTGGTGAGGACGCGGACACACTAGGTTTAACAGGTCACGAGCGTTATACCATTGATCTCCCACGCAAAATAGATGAAATACGACCTGGCCAAGATGTGACTGTCACAACTGACAATGGGAAGTCTTTCACCTGCACTGTCCGCTTCGACACTGAG GTTGAATTGGCATACTTCAACAATGGTGGTATACTTCCATATGTTATCAGAAACTTGATTAGGCAGTAA